The genomic DNA AATCTCTTCAGCTCAGAATCTATCCTATCATATTCTGCGAACGATTCTAAACTCTCGAATAATTTCTTGTCaacatttatcaaattcttgGCGACTAATACATCTGGCTTAAAGCTATCAACTCCATCAACTAACTGCCCCAGGACGTCTTCATATTCGCATAAGTCCTTGTATATTTGTACTTTGGCCAATTCATCGTCATTGTTCATCACTGGTGCCGTCACATCAGCCAGCAATGAGGTAGAAGAAGATCTAGCGTGCCCTAGTGATTGCAGCATCGTTGTAGGATCCCCTTGTAAGCTTTTCTGGACGTTCATGCCACCTCCTCTTTCACGTCTTTTCTCTGCCATATATAATGATTGATATCAACAACTACTTTCGATAGAATCGCGTTTTTTATGACTTACGATTAATTTCATAATGACGCAAAGATAACTACAGAAAACAATATTAGCTATCTATACACCTGTATATGCAATCTAAAAATCGGTGACATGATGATCCTCATTTATGGTCATCTTCTATGATCCCAGGACAATTTTCAAACATCTCTTGGTCACtttgatatttctttcCGCaataaaaacaataatagAGTTCAGAACGCAAGAATATGTGTATTTTCATGATCTGCTCATCTATATCGAGGTGCAGAAAGAGGTCCAGCTCCTCGTCTTCCCCATCATAGTCGTCTGGTAGAAACTCTACCTCTAAAGAGGAAATACGATTATTCTGATCATCTACGGAAACATCCTCCTCTGCCTCTTCTCCTTCCTCAGTGCTGATAATTTTTAGGTGACCATCAATCTCGTGTACTTCTTCTAGCCGTAATTCTTCCTCGGTGTCAGGTTCTGTGATGATTGGTTTCTTGACGATATAGCCGTTGAGCTGTCTCACGTAACTTCTCCAAAGCACATTGAAGTCCCTTGGATCCTGTCCCGGAGCGTATATGTTCATATCACCTGTCATCTCAAACGCTATCTCTTGCAATGATTGCAAGATACCAATCTTCTTATTTGTCATTTTATTACTACTTAGCCTGTTCCTGTGTTCAACAGTCTCATTCCCTCGCAGGCCCTTTCTACTTTGACTCCGTAGAGAAAAATCAGGCATGCGAGCTAACTTTAATGTTATATCTAAACTATCATCTACTTTGTAGCCCATATTTGccattatttgaaaaccTCGCGGCATTATTTTTGGTAAATCTTCTTTAGCGTCAACTTCCAAGGGGTTTACAGCTTTTCCACCGAATGCGAAATGCTTCCAACTTCTGTTTTGCCATCGTCTACCATCTGAGAAGCTGCTGTTGACGCTTCGTCCTGCTCCTGCTTCCGTAGTGCTTTCCGCtcctttctcttcttcagttCCTGCTTCACTTTGATGATCACTATTGCCAATCCTGCTATGATCGGAGCTGCCATTCTCACTCCTCTTCAAATGCTTCTTAGTAAGcctatttttcaatgattcaaaGTCCTCCAAGTCTTTCGAAGGccttttctttgacatCAAAAAAGGTGATATTGTTTGCAGACATCTTTTTATACTTTTAATTTCCAAGTAAAACTCAAGTAACTAAGCCTTCAATTTAATGGAAGAtatataatgaaaaaagaaaaaagccTCTAATGTGGCTCGTGAACGTCACTAGCAAGCGTCACTATCGAATGTCGGTGCATGCGATCGCTATGTAATGATTAAAGATATTCCGCCTTATGTCGATGACCGACTTCTTGGGATGTCTTCTGCCTGCAATTGTCTTGCAACTTCATCTTTAAGGCCTCTGGCCCACAGATCATGGTTAGTGCCAATTATATAACTCAATGTTTTATTCATGAATCCCTGCGGACCcaaataattcaaattttcgATAATGTCATCAAGGAGAACAGCCTTTCCAGCTGACATACCTAGTCCTAAGCCAGGATGTCTGATGTTCACAATATGGATATGAAAGTGGTAGTAGGAAGGCTGATAATGGAcaaatatattcaattcGTCGGGTCTTAACGCAAAATTATAGCATGCCGGAACAAATGTCTTAATCTTGTTGTTTAATGTAATTAACCAGTTCTTGTGGGATGGGTTAAGATCTCTAATCGATTTGATGTCGTCCCTGTACACTATGGCTACGAGGTACAAGGAATCGATATTTATGCCATCCCATTTCATATCAGGTAAAACAACAAAACCGCCTTCTTTGTTCTCTTCAATAAGATCTTTATATACTACACGATCTGCTTCTGCGTTCTCATATAGGATGTTATGCACCCATTTCAAGCGACGTTGCTCGTacatttcatcaatatacGGCTTGACAATCCTGTTATAAACGTCAGGAGTTTCCCTCACCAAATGCATTGTCTGTTGAGaatatttcttgatatgGATATCTGTTGCGGGCCATATTACGTTAATCTTTGCACTAGGATTGCTTTCCAAATCTTGTTTCAAGAGAGCTGTGCCCCAATAGTAAATGTCATTCTTTGTCGTCTGCTTCAGCTTTTCGTAATCGTTTGAGTATTCATTTGTACTTGAGTTTACA from Zygotorulaspora mrakii chromosome 7, complete sequence includes the following:
- the CMG1 gene encoding Cmg1p (similar to Saccharomyces cerevisiae YLR271W; ancestral locus Anc_6.64) — protein: MSKKRPSKDLEDFESLKNRLTKKHLKRSENGSSDHSRIGNSDHQSEAGTEEEKGAESTTEAGAGRSVNSSFSDGRRWQNRSWKHFAFGGKAVNPLEVDAKEDLPKIMPRGFQIMANMGYKVDDSLDITLKLARMPDFSLRSQSRKGLRGNETVEHRNRLSSNKMTNKKIGILQSLQEIAFEMTGDMNIYAPGQDPRDFNVLWRSYVRQLNGYIVKKPIITEPDTEEELRLEEVHEIDGHLKIISTEEGEEAEEDVSVDDQNNRISSLEVEFLPDDYDGEDEELDLFLHLDIDEQIMKIHIFLRSELYYCFYCGKKYQSDQEMFENCPGIIEDDHK